A window of Leisingera sp. S132 contains these coding sequences:
- the tagH gene encoding type VI secretion system-associated FHA domain protein TagH → MGVTLKFQSSGAMPGDAAPVPMRGPSLTVGRGASCDLVLPDPDQMLSRNHCVIEDHNGNVVVVDLSSNGTFLNYSKIPLGRTPTPLNNGDVLCVGNYELVVEIRDDLADVGDMIAGPAAQGPASHGNAANAPDPLQLLEDAGPGGDFLDDLLGEGPKGPAQFSPVDPIDELLPPLGEEEDPFFQKASDGREGEGASLPNHNPTASDGFAAPAAQSSLIPDDWDDDFLSGIGEPEVPAPQPDPQPVPPPREVPQPPAEVPPSAPPQEAPPAPPQEIPPPQDSGEKTVAPAAAAPSEASQEAVEAFLKGVGADVSLDPAEHASTMARMGRVMKTLVTGLREILMTRTSIKSEFRIEQTMISAGGNNPLKFSITPEQAVEAMVRPATRGYLSPETAAEEALRDIKAHEVAMVTGMEAALKGVLKRLDPKALEAQIEDKGGFTGLLRGKKARYWDVYEQLYAEISDQAENDFHDLFSREFARAYKDQLDRLKE, encoded by the coding sequence ATGGGAGTGACACTGAAATTCCAGAGCTCGGGCGCGATGCCCGGCGATGCGGCCCCTGTTCCGATGCGGGGGCCGAGCCTGACTGTGGGGCGCGGTGCCAGCTGTGATCTGGTGCTGCCGGATCCGGACCAGATGCTGTCGCGCAACCATTGTGTGATCGAGGATCACAACGGCAATGTGGTGGTGGTGGATCTCAGCTCCAACGGCACCTTTCTGAACTATTCGAAGATCCCGCTGGGCCGCACTCCGACGCCGTTGAACAACGGCGACGTTCTGTGTGTCGGCAATTATGAGCTGGTGGTGGAAATCCGCGATGACTTGGCGGATGTGGGCGACATGATTGCGGGGCCGGCGGCACAGGGCCCCGCCTCGCACGGCAATGCGGCCAATGCGCCGGATCCGCTGCAGCTGCTGGAGGATGCCGGACCGGGCGGGGACTTTCTGGATGACCTGCTGGGCGAGGGGCCGAAGGGGCCTGCGCAGTTCAGTCCGGTAGACCCGATTGACGAGCTGCTGCCGCCCTTGGGCGAGGAGGAGGATCCGTTCTTTCAGAAGGCCAGCGACGGGCGCGAAGGGGAGGGGGCAAGCCTGCCCAATCACAACCCGACCGCCTCGGACGGGTTTGCAGCGCCTGCGGCGCAGTCCAGCCTGATCCCGGATGACTGGGACGATGATTTCCTGTCCGGCATCGGCGAGCCGGAGGTTCCTGCGCCCCAGCCGGATCCGCAGCCTGTGCCACCGCCGCGTGAAGTGCCGCAGCCGCCAGCGGAGGTGCCGCCTTCGGCTCCGCCGCAAGAGGCCCCGCCTGCGCCGCCGCAGGAAATCCCGCCGCCGCAGGACAGCGGTGAAAAGACCGTTGCGCCTGCCGCGGCGGCACCCTCGGAAGCCTCGCAGGAGGCGGTTGAGGCCTTTCTCAAGGGCGTTGGTGCGGACGTCAGTCTTGATCCTGCGGAGCACGCCAGCACCATGGCGCGGATGGGCCGGGTGATGAAAACGCTGGTCACCGGCCTGCGTGAAATCCTGATGACGCGTACCTCGATCAAGTCCGAGTTCCGCATCGAGCAAACGATGATTTCTGCGGGCGGCAACAACCCGCTGAAATTCTCGATCACCCCGGAACAGGCAGTGGAGGCGATGGTGCGCCCCGCGACCAGGGGCTACCTGTCGCCCGAGACCGCCGCCGAGGAGGCGCTGCGGGATATCAAGGCGCATGAGGTGGCGATGGTCACCGGCATGGAGGCGGCGCTGAAAGGCGTGCTGAAGCGCCTCGACCCCAAGGCGCTGGAAGCGCAGATCGAGGACAAGGGCGGTTTCACCGGCCTCTTGCGCGGCAAGAAGGCGCGGTACTGGGACGTATACGAGCAGCTTTATGCGGAGATTTCCGACCAGGCTGAGAATGATTTTCACGACCTGTTCAGCCGCGAATTTGCGCGGGCCTACAAGGATCAGCTGGACAGGCTGAAGGAATGA
- a CDS encoding PAAR domain-containing protein: protein MGMPQARVTDLHACMLPSTPPPPVLPVPTPILPPCAVTVLVAKLPAARLSDMCTAAPSPHPIIKGSATVLINNLPAARILDSTACGGMVAKGEVTVLVGG, encoded by the coding sequence ATGGGAATGCCACAGGCCCGGGTGACGGATCTGCATGCCTGCATGCTGCCCTCCACCCCGCCGCCGCCGGTGCTGCCGGTGCCGACGCCGATTCTGCCGCCCTGTGCGGTCACCGTGCTGGTGGCCAAGCTGCCGGCTGCACGGCTGAGCGACATGTGCACCGCGGCGCCGTCGCCGCACCCGATCATCAAGGGGTCGGCAACGGTGCTGATCAACAACCTGCCGGCCGCGCGCATCCTCGACAGCACGGCCTGCGGCGGCATGGTTGCCAAGGGTGAAGTCACCGTTCTGGTGGGAGGATAA
- a CDS encoding DUF6931 family protein, which produces MPADPVAKLLSRANVILKTPLEAPPTAQAGIVLEELDRKGALVDLLRTLAVLLPPRERVWWACLAARDYIGPRSDKDPASLTASEAWVFEPSEENRDKARITLDHAYVDDDTVNCALAVLYAAGTLGPGELNQYPAPAGASEAAAFAMNMVALGQLSDKFEEHGAVLIERALDIARGGKGQVIEVPLQAAQD; this is translated from the coding sequence ATGCCTGCTGACCCGGTGGCGAAGCTGCTGTCGCGGGCAAATGTCATCCTGAAAACCCCGCTGGAGGCGCCGCCAACGGCGCAGGCGGGGATTGTGCTGGAGGAGCTGGACCGCAAGGGCGCGCTGGTTGATCTGCTGCGCACCCTGGCGGTACTGCTGCCCCCGCGTGAGCGGGTGTGGTGGGCCTGCCTGGCGGCGCGCGATTATATCGGGCCGCGCTCGGACAAGGACCCGGCCTCGCTGACCGCGTCGGAGGCCTGGGTGTTTGAGCCCAGCGAGGAAAACCGCGACAAGGCGCGGATCACCCTGGATCATGCCTATGTGGATGATGATACGGTGAATTGCGCGCTGGCGGTGCTGTATGCGGCCGGAACCCTGGGACCCGGAGAATTGAATCAATATCCTGCCCCGGCAGGGGCCTCTGAGGCGGCTGCCTTTGCCATGAATATGGTGGCCTTGGGTCAATTGTCTGATAAGTTTGAAGAACACGGCGCCGTTCTGATCGAGCGGGCGCTGGATATTGCGCGCGGCGGCAAGGGGCAGGTGATCGAAGTCCCGCTGCAGGCCGCGCAGGACTGA